One part of the Mesorhizobium sp. M4B.F.Ca.ET.058.02.1.1 genome encodes these proteins:
- a CDS encoding metalloregulator ArsR/SmtB family transcription factor, translated as MTNAHDLLFRTLADPTRRAIFERLCQKGEQTVGALTAQSGVSQPAVSKHLGVLRQAGLVRDRHEGRQTHYSAQIGALSPLMDWTRQMAGFWESRFDDLEDLLKRIDQ; from the coding sequence ATGACGAACGCACACGACCTGCTGTTCAGAACACTTGCCGATCCGACCCGGCGCGCCATCTTCGAACGACTGTGCCAGAAGGGAGAGCAGACCGTAGGCGCCCTTACGGCCCAGTCCGGGGTTTCGCAGCCGGCCGTGTCGAAGCATCTCGGTGTCCTGCGGCAGGCCGGCCTGGTGCGCGACCGCCATGAGGGACGGCAGACCCACTACAGCGCGCAGATCGGCGCGTTGTCGCCGCTGATGGACTGGACACGGCAGATGGCAGGCTTTTGGGAAAGCCGGTTCGACGACCTCGAGGATCTGCTCAAAAGGATAGATCAATGA
- a CDS encoding SRPBCC domain-containing protein: protein MNDAATETRSIVVEREIPYPPEKIWRALTQPHLIEEWLMKNNFRPIVAHRFNLSADWGGVDCQVRTVEPNRTLSYSWDTKDLESVVTWTLTPTGTGTHLRMEQTGFRSDQEPYFRGATVGWPRFLAALEQVLARMD from the coding sequence ATGAACGATGCCGCTACCGAAACACGCTCCATAGTCGTCGAGCGGGAGATACCTTATCCGCCGGAAAAGATCTGGCGCGCGCTGACGCAACCGCATCTGATCGAGGAGTGGTTGATGAAGAACAATTTCAGGCCGATCGTGGCCCACCGCTTCAATCTCAGCGCGGACTGGGGCGGCGTCGATTGCCAGGTCCGGACCGTCGAGCCCAACAGGACGCTGTCCTACAGCTGGGACACCAAGGATCTCGAGAGCGTGGTCACCTGGACGCTCACCCCCACGGGCACGGGAACCCATTTGCGCATGGAGCAGACGGGCTTCCGGTCCGATCAGGAACCATACTTCCGCGGCGCAACCGTCGGCTGGCCGAGGTTCCTTGCAGCCCTGGAGCAGGTGCTGGCGCGGATGGACTGA
- a CDS encoding VOC family protein, protein MKIKLAKVYVDDQERALAFYTDVLGFTKKADFSNGPFRWLTVASSDEPEGTELQLALNDNPAAKSYQQAMFKQGQPAVMLFTDDIKGDHERIKERGGAFAMAPTEVTGSTIAQVNDSCGNLVQITQLARW, encoded by the coding sequence ATGAAGATCAAGCTGGCGAAAGTGTATGTGGACGACCAGGAAAGGGCCCTGGCCTTCTACACCGACGTTCTCGGCTTCACCAAGAAGGCCGATTTCAGCAATGGACCGTTTCGCTGGCTGACGGTGGCCTCGTCCGACGAGCCCGAGGGGACCGAACTGCAGCTGGCGCTGAACGACAATCCCGCGGCCAAGTCTTACCAACAGGCGATGTTCAAGCAGGGCCAGCCCGCCGTCATGCTCTTCACGGACGACATCAAGGGCGACCACGAGCGCATCAAGGAACGTGGCGGCGCCTTCGCCATGGCGCCGACCGAAGTCACCGGCTCGACCATCGCGCAGGTGAACGACAGCTGCGGCAATCTCGTCCAGATTACTCAATTGGCCCGCTGGTAG
- a CDS encoding DUF1801 domain-containing protein, protein MAKARQRSKLTAQRPGAEPVLLSGGNPQIAKGYGDAPVQAYIAAMPGWKRDVGRRLDALIERSLPSVEKAVKWNSPLYGVEGQGWFLGIHCFTNYVKVAFFRGTSLSPLPPGESRTKETRYLDIREDDPVDEAQVADWVRQASRLPGEKM, encoded by the coding sequence ATGGCCAAGGCGCGCCAACGATCGAAGCTCACCGCCCAGCGGCCCGGCGCGGAGCCGGTCCTGCTCTCAGGCGGCAACCCGCAGATCGCCAAGGGCTATGGCGACGCCCCGGTGCAGGCCTACATCGCCGCCATGCCGGGCTGGAAGCGCGATGTCGGCCGCCGCCTCGACGCGCTGATCGAGCGTAGCCTCCCCAGCGTCGAAAAGGCGGTGAAATGGAACTCGCCGCTCTACGGGGTCGAGGGCCAGGGCTGGTTCCTCGGCATTCATTGCTTCACCAACTACGTCAAGGTGGCCTTCTTCCGCGGAACATCGCTCAGCCCGCTGCCCCCAGGCGAGTCCAGGACCAAGGAAACGCGCTACCTCGACATCCGCGAGGACGATCCAGTCGACGAAGCCCAGGTCGCCGACTGGGTGAGGCAGGCCAGCCGGTTGCCGGGCGAAAAGATGTGA
- a CDS encoding DUF1801 domain-containing protein, which translates to MKNSASPESKSPSQLIDARIEELGDWRGQMLSRLRALIRDADPDVVEEWKWRGVPVWEDAGMICTGETYKAVVKLTFAKGAALEDPSSLFNSSLEGNTRRAIDFHEGDAINAEALKALVRAAVSLNKSKARK; encoded by the coding sequence ATGAAGAATAGCGCATCGCCGGAAAGCAAGTCTCCTTCGCAGCTGATAGACGCCAGGATCGAGGAGTTAGGCGACTGGAGGGGTCAGATGCTCAGCCGGCTCCGCGCTCTGATCAGGGACGCCGATCCCGACGTCGTGGAGGAGTGGAAATGGCGGGGCGTTCCGGTGTGGGAGGACGCCGGCATGATCTGCACGGGCGAGACCTACAAGGCCGTCGTCAAGCTGACCTTCGCCAAGGGGGCTGCCCTGGAAGACCCCTCCAGTCTCTTCAACTCCAGCCTGGAGGGCAACACCAGGCGCGCCATCGACTTCCACGAGGGCGATGCGATAAACGCGGAGGCTCTGAAGGCGCTGGTTCGCGCGGCTGTGAGCCTGAACAAGTCCAAGGCCAGGAAATAA
- a CDS encoding polysaccharide deacetylase family protein produces MIDGGEAIRKLALNVARYTGLAPLAKPFVGGIGAILMLHRVTATPEKPNGVNRHLNIAPGFLDALIADMRAEGYAFVSLDEAIERIKHGGKGGQFATITADDAYRDNMTEALPVLEKHGAPIAIYVAPGLIDGASDLWWDVIEDIVNARDRLTLTMPDGSVTIDCSTRGKKLQANARLHSWLTAEVREEDQRATLREFARANGIDLETRRPSTLMSWDEIRAMAGHRLVTIGAHTVNHLNLKRLPEADARHEIGDVRRILLEKLGQEPRHLAYPYGYASAVGRREVGFATDAGYVSAVTTRHGVLRAEHAGFLHALPRISVNGRYQSVAHIRTMLSGVTTPLANAGKMVVTI; encoded by the coding sequence ATGATCGACGGGGGTGAAGCAATCCGGAAACTGGCGCTGAACGTTGCCCGCTACACCGGCCTTGCCCCGCTGGCAAAGCCGTTTGTCGGCGGCATCGGCGCCATCCTCATGCTGCACCGGGTCACCGCGACGCCGGAGAAGCCGAACGGCGTCAACCGTCACCTGAACATCGCGCCCGGCTTCCTCGACGCCCTCATCGCCGACATGAGGGCCGAAGGCTACGCTTTCGTTTCGCTGGACGAGGCGATCGAACGTATCAAGCACGGCGGCAAGGGCGGTCAGTTCGCCACCATCACCGCTGACGACGCCTATCGCGACAACATGACTGAGGCGCTGCCGGTGTTGGAAAAGCACGGCGCCCCGATCGCCATCTATGTCGCGCCCGGTCTGATCGACGGCGCCTCCGATCTTTGGTGGGACGTGATCGAGGATATCGTCAACGCCCGCGATCGGCTGACGCTGACGATGCCGGACGGCTCCGTGACGATCGATTGCTCGACGCGGGGGAAAAAACTCCAAGCCAATGCGCGCCTGCATAGCTGGCTGACCGCGGAGGTGCGCGAGGAGGACCAGCGCGCGACGCTGCGCGAATTCGCGCGCGCTAACGGCATCGATCTGGAGACAAGGCGCCCGAGCACGCTGATGAGCTGGGACGAGATCCGCGCCATGGCAGGACACAGGCTGGTGACGATCGGCGCCCACACCGTCAACCATCTCAACTTGAAGCGGCTTCCGGAAGCCGATGCCCGGCATGAGATCGGCGATGTCCGGCGCATATTGCTGGAAAAGCTCGGCCAGGAACCGCGCCATCTCGCCTATCCCTATGGCTATGCCAGCGCCGTCGGCCGCCGCGAAGTGGGCTTTGCCACCGACGCCGGCTATGTCTCGGCGGTGACGACGCGCCATGGCGTGTTGCGCGCCGAGCATGCCGGCTTCCTGCACGCCTTGCCGCGCATCTCCGTCAACGGACGCTACCAGAGCGTCGCCCATATTCGCACGATGCTGTCCGGGGTTACGACGCCGCTCGCCAATGCCGGCAAAATGGTGGTGACGATCTAG
- a CDS encoding GNAT family N-acetyltransferase has protein sequence MVDATASFDGNRLAARETPPRTMPVGHAGLSVTIGDGAALATYARFCASALFAPAQSAVWVSNWARAVQPDIVVAALSVENEQVLSLALEVVSRGPFRIARFMGGRHANGNFAAAAPGRLPSADAAAVRSMLKTIARARPDIDLISLERLLPDLDGVGNPLAALPHFPSPNLSLGVDLDGGFDALLARASGKRKRKKHRSQTRKFEAVGAFRRIEARTRAEVDRLLDAFLDMKEVRFRKMGIANVFGEPEVRAFFRTLFTEALAEGKPSFVLHGLEVAGKLRAVTGSSLSGKRLICEFGAIAEDDLAFTSPGDFLFFDNIQEACQAGFGVYDFSVGDEPYKRLWCDIETQHFEVLVPLTLKGRALALALRQGARTKAIIKNSPLIWKLTKMLRRKAAGQAAPAAEDDN, from the coding sequence ATGGTTGACGCCACCGCGTCATTTGACGGCAATCGGCTGGCCGCGCGCGAGACACCGCCACGCACCATGCCGGTCGGTCACGCCGGCCTGTCGGTGACCATCGGCGACGGCGCGGCACTTGCAACTTACGCGCGATTCTGCGCTTCGGCGCTGTTCGCGCCGGCGCAAAGTGCCGTTTGGGTAAGCAACTGGGCTCGGGCGGTTCAGCCCGACATTGTCGTTGCGGCACTCAGCGTCGAAAACGAGCAGGTGCTTTCTCTGGCCCTTGAAGTCGTCAGCCGTGGACCATTCCGCATCGCCCGCTTCATGGGTGGCCGCCATGCCAACGGCAATTTCGCCGCCGCTGCGCCGGGCCGGCTGCCAAGCGCCGACGCCGCGGCGGTCCGTTCGATGCTGAAGACCATCGCCCGGGCGCGACCCGACATCGACCTGATCTCGCTGGAGCGGCTGCTGCCCGACCTCGACGGCGTCGGCAATCCGCTCGCCGCCCTGCCCCATTTTCCGAGCCCGAATCTGTCGCTCGGCGTCGATCTCGACGGCGGCTTCGACGCGCTGCTGGCGCGCGCCAGCGGCAAGCGCAAGCGCAAGAAGCACCGTTCGCAGACGCGCAAATTCGAGGCGGTCGGCGCCTTCCGCCGTATCGAGGCGCGCACGCGCGCGGAGGTGGACAGGCTGCTCGATGCCTTCCTCGACATGAAGGAGGTGCGCTTCCGCAAGATGGGCATCGCCAATGTGTTCGGCGAGCCGGAGGTCCGCGCCTTCTTCCGCACCCTGTTCACCGAAGCGCTGGCAGAGGGAAAACCGTCGTTTGTGTTGCATGGCCTGGAAGTCGCCGGCAAGCTGCGCGCCGTCACCGGATCGAGCCTCTCGGGCAAGCGCCTGATCTGCGAGTTCGGCGCGATCGCCGAGGACGATCTCGCCTTCACGAGCCCCGGCGATTTCCTGTTCTTCGACAACATCCAGGAAGCCTGCCAGGCCGGATTCGGCGTCTATGACTTCTCGGTCGGCGACGAACCCTACAAGCGGCTATGGTGCGATATTGAGACCCAGCATTTCGAGGTGCTGGTGCCGCTGACGCTGAAAGGCCGCGCGCTGGCGCTGGCGCTCCGGCAAGGCGCGCGGACAAAGGCCATCATCAAGAACAGCCCGCTCATCTGGAAGCTGACCAAGATGCTACGCCGCAAGGCCGCCGGACAGGCGGCGCCTGCCGCCGAGGACGACAACTAA